From one Marmota flaviventris isolate mMarFla1 chromosome 1, mMarFla1.hap1, whole genome shotgun sequence genomic stretch:
- the Mif gene encoding macrophage migration inhibitory factor encodes MPMFVVNTNVPRASVPDGLLSELTQQLAQATGKPAQYIAVHVVPDQLMAFSGSSEPCALCSLHSIGKIGGAQNRSYSKLLCGLLAERLRISPDRIYINYYDMNAANVGWNGSTFA; translated from the exons ATGCCGATGTTCGTCGTGAACACCAACGTGCCCCGTGCCTCCGTGCCCGACGGGCTCCTCTCAGAGCTCACTCAGCAGCTGGCGCAGGCCACCGGCAAGCCGGCTCAG TACATCGCAGTGCACGTGGTTCCGGACCAGCTCATGGCCTTTAGCGGCTCCAGCGAACCCTGCGCGCTCTGCAGCCTGCACAGCATTGGCAAGATTGGTGGCGCGCAGAACCGCTCCTACAGCAAGTTGCTGTGCGGCCTGCTGGCGGAACGTCTGCGCATCAGCCCAGACAG GATCTACATCAACTACTACGACATGAATGCGGCCAATGTGGGCTGGAACGGCTCCACGTTCGCCTGA